A stretch of the uncultured Desulfobacter sp. genome encodes the following:
- a CDS encoding integration host factor subunit alpha, with protein sequence MALTKTIIAEKIQNELDLSRTVAYDVMEEFLEIIKETISSGEDIMISGFGKFCVNEKKARKGRNPATDEEMTLPARRVVTFKCSGKLRDLINSDSQ encoded by the coding sequence ATGGCACTGACCAAAACCATTATTGCAGAAAAAATACAGAATGAACTGGACCTGTCAAGAACCGTTGCCTATGATGTCATGGAAGAGTTTCTTGAAATCATAAAAGAGACCATTTCAAGTGGTGAAGATATCATGATTTCCGGTTTCGGCAAATTTTGTGTAAATGAAAAGAAAGCAAGAAAAGGACGCAACCCTGCAACCGATGAAGAGATGACGCTTCCGGCCCGACGGGTTGTCACTTTTAAATGTTCCGGAAAACTCCGGGATTTGATTAATTCAGACAGCCAATAA
- a CDS encoding M48 family metallopeptidase gives MFLSDQTIINIILVTLIVDYTMNYVADRLNIGRLTTHLPEKFSDVYDKERYEQSQNYLRVTTRFGTITSTIDLVILLVFWFTGGFGALDGFVRQTGWSSIGCGLLFIGILAGCKFIISLPFSIYSTFIIEEKFGFNKTTPKIFILDLFKSMILSLALGIPLLSAIFWFLESTGPWAWIICWGVTTVFILAVQYIVPTWIMPLFNKFTPLEDGELKDKLFAYAKTIDFPLTQIFVMDGSKRSTKSNAFFTGFGKNKRIVLFDTLINAHTPDELLAVLAHEMGHFKKKHIQRRLIFGILQMGVIFYLLSLFITQQSLFTAFYVDTPSIYAGLVFFSILFSPVDLVISIIMQFFSRKDEYQADHFATVTTEKAGALITALKKLSADNLANLTPHPFYVFLNYSHPPLAQRVEAMEKLEGKN, from the coding sequence ATGTTTTTATCCGACCAGACGATCATCAACATCATTCTTGTTACACTCATTGTAGACTATACAATGAATTATGTGGCTGATCGTCTGAACATCGGCCGACTCACAACGCACCTGCCTGAAAAATTTTCAGATGTTTACGACAAAGAACGGTACGAACAGTCCCAAAATTACCTGAGAGTCACCACCCGATTTGGCACGATAACGTCAACCATTGATCTTGTTATTCTATTGGTTTTTTGGTTTACAGGCGGATTCGGGGCCCTTGATGGTTTTGTCAGGCAAACCGGATGGTCTTCCATTGGCTGCGGACTTTTATTTATCGGAATCCTGGCAGGGTGCAAATTTATCATATCCCTGCCCTTTTCCATCTATTCAACCTTTATCATAGAAGAAAAATTCGGGTTTAACAAAACCACACCAAAGATTTTTATTCTGGATTTGTTTAAGTCCATGATTTTATCCCTGGCGCTGGGCATCCCCCTGCTGTCTGCCATATTCTGGTTTCTGGAAAGCACGGGCCCCTGGGCTTGGATAATCTGCTGGGGTGTGACCACCGTGTTTATACTGGCAGTGCAATACATTGTTCCCACATGGATCATGCCGTTATTCAATAAGTTTACCCCACTTGAAGATGGTGAATTAAAAGACAAACTTTTTGCCTATGCGAAAACCATTGATTTTCCTTTGACCCAGATCTTTGTCATGGACGGCTCCAAACGCAGCACAAAATCCAACGCGTTTTTCACCGGGTTTGGAAAAAACAAACGTATTGTACTGTTTGATACGTTGATCAACGCCCACACCCCGGACGAACTTCTGGCCGTACTTGCCCATGAAATGGGCCATTTCAAGAAAAAACACATTCAGCGCCGTCTGATCTTCGGCATTCTTCAGATGGGGGTAATTTTTTACCTTCTGTCTTTATTCATCACCCAGCAAAGCCTTTTTACGGCATTTTATGTGGATACGCCGTCGATATATGCTGGCCTTGTTTTTTTCAGTATTCTGTTTTCCCCGGTTGACCTGGTCATCTCCATTATCATGCAGTTCTTTTCGAGGAAAGACGAGTACCAAGCAGACCATTTTGCCACAGTGACAACAGAAAAGGCCGGGGCGCTAATAACGGCATTAAAAAAACTCAGCGCAGATAATCTTGCCAACCTGACCCCGCACCCCTTTTATGTATTTTTAAATTATTCCCACCCGCCACTGGCCCAGCGTGTCGAAGCCATGGAAAAACTTGAAGGGAAGAATTAA
- a CDS encoding helix-turn-helix domain-containing protein produces the protein MVKKKVSSGIPGLDRLLNGLFIGDNVVLYDDAGSLAYPFCMKFIQASHQQEKPIVYVSFDRSPKNLIQTLGPLADNPQLTILDCFTNGKGDKAEVFNKFYEKDGAQWPYQIIRVTDPWKPDTVLDAIDALHRTLSGDVRFVMESLTGMQDLWEGEDQILKFYSHSCPRLYEMDTIAYWIVEKNAHSSRLRAHINQIAQVAVDLTMTQGRSCIKLLKADKRYPADLGIPVPYFCENGEIQLPKSGTKQAVVLDLGQAVKTFRSHQGMSQRELARLAGVTPSTISQIESNHVFPSLPALYRIAENLSVDVASFFRPRIPGPRDIFSSDEAVRIIRSDLDKNSVEIAQLTPPDLELPMDAFLITVLPEKRINAHFMVHKGPELGYLVSGRLDLTLYHRAQDMSAGDTIFLGKDFPSQWANPLKEPATLFWINMKA, from the coding sequence ATGGTTAAAAAAAAGGTGTCTTCTGGAATTCCCGGGCTGGATCGGTTGCTTAACGGTCTGTTTATCGGTGACAATGTGGTTTTGTATGATGACGCCGGCAGTCTAGCCTATCCTTTTTGCATGAAGTTCATCCAGGCATCTCACCAGCAGGAAAAACCCATTGTATATGTCTCCTTTGACAGGTCGCCGAAAAATTTGATCCAGACCCTGGGGCCCCTGGCGGATAACCCCCAGTTGACGATCCTTGACTGCTTTACCAATGGTAAGGGTGACAAGGCTGAAGTGTTCAATAAATTTTATGAAAAAGACGGTGCCCAGTGGCCTTATCAGATTATCCGGGTGACCGACCCCTGGAAGCCGGATACGGTACTTGATGCCATTGATGCCCTGCACCGAACACTTTCCGGAGATGTGCGCTTTGTTATGGAAAGCCTCACAGGGATGCAGGATCTGTGGGAAGGGGAGGATCAAATCCTCAAATTTTACTCCCATTCCTGTCCCAGGCTTTATGAGATGGATACCATTGCCTATTGGATTGTTGAAAAAAACGCCCATTCGAGCCGGTTGCGGGCGCATATCAATCAGATCGCCCAGGTGGCTGTGGATTTGACCATGACCCAGGGCCGCTCATGCATTAAATTGCTTAAGGCCGATAAACGGTATCCCGCCGATCTTGGCATTCCGGTGCCCTATTTTTGTGAAAACGGGGAAATTCAGCTCCCCAAATCCGGCACAAAGCAAGCTGTTGTCCTGGATTTGGGCCAGGCCGTTAAGACATTTCGCAGCCACCAAGGCATGTCCCAAAGAGAGTTGGCGCGCCTGGCAGGGGTTACCCCTTCTACCATTTCACAGATCGAAAGCAACCATGTGTTCCCATCTTTACCCGCGCTTTACCGCATTGCCGAAAATCTCTCCGTGGACGTAGCTTCGTTCTTCAGGCCCCGGATTCCCGGTCCCAGGGACATTTTTTCCAGTGATGAAGCTGTGCGCATCATTCGATCAGATCTGGATAAAAACAGTGTTGAAATCGCCCAATTGACCCCGCCCGACCTGGAGTTGCCCATGGATGCATTTTTGATAACCGTTCTTCCGGAAAAGCGGATCAACGCTCATTTTATGGTACACAAAGGTCCTGAGTTGGGATACCTGGTGTCCGGCCGCCTTGATCTGACCCTATACCACAGAGCCCAGGACATGTCAGCCGGGGACACCATATTCCTTGGCAAAGATTTTCCCAGTCAGTGGGCCAATCCCCTGAAAGAGCCTGCCACTTTGTTCTGGATCAATATGAAAGCATAG
- a CDS encoding DnaJ domain-containing protein encodes MDKQTGLNILGLAPSATLTDARTAFRRLAKTWHPDRFANDPVKAKTAEEKMKQVNAAFYFLLPLLPDTLVEEDVGHSSSDLTHGCASTQGKSSGFQRFLSALAAGLKKIRKEREKTPTQEANRFGRKSTLQTPCRAKTAVRKRKTVFETMFQNAVNHNPAGIQSRFHPKPSPSGGYVNYRKYVDPVTGRPRNMGHMKNRGVGPVEKISPISPVSPVKRR; translated from the coding sequence ATGGATAAGCAAACTGGGTTGAATATTTTAGGCCTTGCACCGTCGGCCACCCTCACAGATGCCCGTACAGCCTTTCGCAGGCTTGCCAAAACCTGGCATCCGGACAGGTTTGCAAACGATCCGGTGAAGGCAAAGACCGCAGAAGAAAAAATGAAACAGGTTAATGCGGCCTTTTATTTTTTGTTGCCCCTGCTGCCGGATACCCTTGTCGAAGAGGATGTCGGCCACAGCTCTTCGGATTTGACTCATGGTTGTGCTTCAACCCAAGGTAAAAGCTCTGGGTTTCAGCGATTTCTTTCGGCCCTGGCCGCTGGGTTAAAAAAAATTAGGAAAGAAAGAGAAAAGACACCCACCCAAGAAGCAAACCGTTTTGGACGAAAGTCAACGCTCCAGACACCTTGCCGGGCAAAAACCGCTGTCAGGAAAAGGAAAACAGTTTTTGAGACAATGTTCCAAAACGCAGTTAATCATAATCCGGCTGGTATCCAGTCCAGGTTTCATCCGAAACCCAGCCCTTCAGGGGGGTATGTCAACTATAGAAAGTATGTTGATCCAGTCACCGGTCGTCCAAGAAATATGGGGCACATGAAAAACAGAGGCGTGGGACCAGTGGAAAAAATCAGCCCAATTTCACCGGTGTCGCCGGTGAAAAGACGTTGA
- a CDS encoding ARMT1-like domain-containing protein, producing MASNETEPTPGNMTPDQNAWFTAFFLENHIDPFAYPTKVGSREQMEFMVYPENDERFYPCSDTMFSAIMSRKRPRFLFNRYREVLDKIFAIIEAFIDSKYDRAFLSSLIQIKYDNEIQSRLLIPSRLEKRLYKIFLSRTHIEDPYESLKKKENARAYRFMVSESFKKALNEVNGAMDTMKEFTLDQVKTKINEIEFTRRLSLLTASGLWQDDDFRVPSTSAIKKMLNAKVTGNGMERLLELVHTPKSKILWLADESGDVVADIAIAQFLANIGHVVILAVKEKPFFKKVCLNDTRTDPVLAKVLDQAHFIHDKAISKNKLVQRLKQDEHLYVISDGTQEALNLLLVSTTFSRIFKEVDCVVTRGSKQRNRIIQTHFKFTRDVINICAKGNRLDIVFKPMHPDVINFSHTDLEEKADKIISKMKQAKKKNMTVMFYSGIIGSIPGKIDVAIKIMSRFVEHLQNQSADLFIINPSLYYEPGMDADDLMYMWEIVQRSGYIDIWRFQTSEDIAQSFEIMGKKVPPEWIGKDATYSTGCTKEMRIAQEVQKKNPEMQLMGPAVDKFMRRDEYGVGSMYDQRLAGI from the coding sequence ATGGCATCCAATGAAACTGAACCTACCCCCGGCAATATGACGCCGGACCAGAATGCATGGTTCACGGCGTTCTTTCTTGAAAACCATATTGATCCGTTCGCCTATCCCACGAAAGTCGGGTCCCGGGAGCAGATGGAGTTTATGGTATATCCGGAAAATGACGAACGGTTCTATCCTTGTTCCGACACCATGTTTTCTGCAATTATGTCCCGGAAAAGGCCACGGTTTTTGTTTAACCGTTACCGTGAAGTGCTTGACAAAATTTTTGCCATAATCGAAGCGTTCATTGATTCAAAATATGACCGGGCATTTCTATCCAGCCTGATACAGATAAAATATGATAACGAGATTCAAAGCCGGCTGCTCATACCCTCCCGCCTTGAAAAACGCCTGTATAAAATTTTTTTGAGCCGCACCCACATAGAAGACCCTTATGAAAGCCTCAAAAAAAAGGAAAACGCCAGGGCATACAGATTCATGGTCTCGGAATCCTTTAAAAAAGCCTTAAACGAAGTTAACGGTGCCATGGACACCATGAAGGAATTCACCCTTGACCAAGTTAAGACAAAGATCAATGAGATAGAGTTCACACGGCGACTTTCTCTTTTGACAGCCTCCGGCCTGTGGCAGGATGACGATTTCAGGGTACCCTCGACGTCGGCCATAAAAAAAATGTTAAACGCCAAAGTAACCGGGAACGGCATGGAACGGCTGCTTGAGCTGGTACACACACCAAAATCAAAAATTCTGTGGCTTGCCGATGAGTCCGGGGATGTGGTGGCGGACATCGCCATTGCCCAATTCCTTGCCAACATTGGCCATGTGGTGATCCTTGCCGTCAAGGAAAAACCGTTTTTTAAAAAAGTTTGCCTGAACGACACCCGTACAGACCCGGTATTGGCCAAAGTCCTGGACCAGGCCCATTTCATCCACGACAAAGCCATCAGTAAAAACAAACTGGTACAGCGTCTGAAACAAGATGAACATCTGTATGTGATATCCGACGGCACCCAGGAAGCACTGAATCTTCTGCTGGTATCCACCACCTTTTCACGAATTTTCAAAGAGGTGGACTGCGTTGTGACAAGGGGATCTAAACAAAGAAACCGGATAATCCAGACCCATTTTAAATTTACCAGGGATGTGATCAATATCTGCGCAAAAGGCAACAGACTGGACATTGTCTTTAAACCTATGCACCCTGACGTCATCAATTTCAGCCATACGGATCTTGAGGAAAAAGCAGATAAAATTATCTCTAAAATGAAGCAGGCCAAAAAGAAAAACATGACCGTGATGTTCTATTCGGGTATCATTGGTTCCATCCCCGGCAAAATAGATGTGGCAATAAAAATAATGAGCCGTTTTGTTGAACATTTACAAAATCAGTCCGCCGACTTGTTTATCATCAACCCCTCTTTATATTATGAACCGGGCATGGATGCCGATGATCTGATGTATATGTGGGAAATTGTTCAACGCAGTGGTTACATTGATATCTGGCGTTTCCAAACATCAGAAGACATCGCCCAAAGCTTTGAAATCATGGGGAAAAAAGTTCCACCGGAATGGATTGGAAAGGATGCCACCTACTCCACGGGCTGCACCAAAGAGATGCGCATTGCCCAAGAGGTACAAAAAAAGAATCCGGAAATGCAGCTTATGGGACCTGCTGTGGACAAATTCATGCGCCGGGATGAATATGGGGTGGGCTCCATGTATGATCAGCGCCTGGCCGGAATATAA
- a CDS encoding glutamate synthase-related protein, with protein sequence MDMRFSKGNDVLGTKNRGDACESSLCTLCRADCVGKCETWLSSMKGRKLLYPRSFGLVTAGANNTSHVGVSYNSLRIQGYAYGASGMTDELTNSPDDCIFPNVSLETEFGKKRKTKVKMPLMTGALGSTFIAEKYWNSFAIGGALVGIPVVIGENVVGVDRHSEISGIETKQGKIQSAPELDRRIETYLRYHDGYGAIIVQLNVEDTRNGVAEYVVDKYGEKCIIELKWGQGAKNIGGEIQVRSLEYATFLKDRGYVVDPDPSKADVRQGFEQGAIKSFARHSRLGGTHLSSVSQVQEDFMNSVAYLRSIGFDRITLKTGSYGMEELAMAIKFATDAELDLLTIDGSGGGTGMSPWNMMQSWGVPSVILHAKAHEYASILSAKGKSVVDMSFAGGFALEDHIFKALALGAPYTKLVCMGRAIMIPGFLGANIEGAICPERRAEVNGNWNELPKNVLEVGKTADEIFASYHDLADKIGKDEIQNIPYGAIAFYTLADKLGCGLQQLMAGARKFSLNKITRHEIFSGNRETADETGIPHVADVNDESAKKILNS encoded by the coding sequence ATGGACATGAGATTTTCAAAAGGCAATGATGTACTGGGAACCAAAAACAGAGGGGATGCTTGTGAGTCAAGCCTATGCACCTTGTGCCGTGCAGACTGTGTTGGAAAATGTGAAACCTGGCTGTCCAGCATGAAGGGGCGTAAACTACTGTACCCCCGCAGTTTTGGTCTGGTAACAGCCGGAGCCAACAACACCAGCCATGTTGGAGTTTCCTACAACAGCCTGAGAATCCAGGGATATGCCTATGGGGCCAGCGGTATGACAGACGAGCTGACCAACAGCCCGGATGATTGTATTTTCCCCAATGTTTCTCTGGAAACCGAATTTGGTAAAAAACGGAAGACCAAGGTGAAAATGCCTTTGATGACTGGTGCGTTAGGCTCCACATTCATCGCAGAGAAGTACTGGAACTCCTTTGCCATTGGCGGCGCACTTGTGGGCATACCCGTTGTCATTGGAGAAAACGTCGTAGGTGTTGACCGTCATTCTGAAATCTCAGGCATAGAAACCAAGCAGGGGAAAATACAAAGTGCACCGGAACTGGACCGCCGTATCGAGACCTACCTGCGATACCATGATGGCTACGGAGCCATCATCGTTCAGCTCAATGTGGAAGACACCCGAAATGGCGTGGCCGAATACGTAGTGGATAAATACGGGGAAAAATGTATCATTGAGTTAAAATGGGGACAGGGTGCTAAAAATATTGGGGGAGAAATTCAAGTTCGCTCCCTGGAGTACGCAACCTTTCTTAAAGATCGCGGTTACGTCGTGGACCCGGATCCCTCAAAGGCAGATGTCCGTCAGGGATTTGAACAGGGCGCCATCAAATCTTTTGCCCGCCACAGCCGACTGGGGGGAACCCATCTTTCCTCTGTGAGCCAGGTCCAGGAAGACTTCATGAACAGCGTGGCATACCTGCGCAGTATCGGATTTGACAGGATCACCCTGAAAACAGGCTCCTACGGCATGGAAGAATTGGCTATGGCCATCAAGTTTGCTACAGATGCAGAACTGGATCTGCTCACCATTGACGGTTCCGGCGGCGGCACAGGCATGAGCCCCTGGAACATGATGCAGAGCTGGGGCGTTCCTTCGGTAATTCTCCATGCAAAGGCCCATGAATATGCAAGTATCCTGTCTGCCAAGGGAAAAAGCGTTGTGGATATGTCCTTTGCCGGTGGTTTTGCACTGGAAGATCATATTTTCAAAGCCCTGGCCCTGGGGGCTCCCTACACTAAACTTGTGTGTATGGGCCGGGCAATCATGATCCCGGGCTTTTTAGGCGCCAACATTGAAGGCGCTATTTGCCCTGAACGCCGGGCCGAAGTGAACGGAAACTGGAATGAACTGCCCAAAAACGTTTTGGAAGTGGGCAAGACCGCAGATGAAATTTTTGCCTCTTACCATGATCTGGCAGATAAAATCGGAAAGGATGAAATACAGAATATTCCCTATGGCGCCATAGCCTTTTATACCCTGGCGGACAAACTGGGGTGCGGCCTGCAGCAACTCATGGCCGGGGCCAGAAAATTCTCACTAAACAAGATTACCCGGCATGAAATTTTTTCCGGCAATCGGGAGACGGCTGACGAGACAGGTATCCCACATGTTGCAGACGTTAACGATGAAAGTGCAAAAAAAATTCTGAACTCATAA
- a CDS encoding YfcE family phosphodiesterase — protein sequence MKRLLVFADLHGYLSAWLTVKALADPGDAVAIAGDLFDTRYGSYNESDFAPEQIRSTMADLDFRFFYIYGNCDVEGFCKGFSHELSFEAFDKRIFMHHGHKDPMIIPRGTDIVIQGHTHLPQLEKSQHYIHLNPGSIAVPRNDTPTFAVIENNSVSLMALSGKKLASLDF from the coding sequence ATGAAACGGCTTTTAGTATTTGCGGACCTTCACGGTTATCTTTCGGCCTGGCTGACGGTAAAAGCTCTGGCCGACCCCGGTGATGCCGTTGCCATTGCAGGAGATTTATTTGACACAAGGTATGGCAGTTACAATGAGTCCGATTTTGCGCCGGAACAGATCCGATCAACGATGGCCGACCTGGATTTTAGATTTTTTTATATCTACGGCAATTGTGACGTGGAAGGTTTCTGTAAAGGTTTTTCCCACGAACTGAGTTTTGAGGCCTTTGATAAACGCATTTTCATGCATCACGGGCATAAAGATCCCATGATTATCCCCCGGGGTACGGATATCGTTATCCAGGGGCACACCCATTTGCCCCAGTTAGAAAAAAGTCAACATTATATCCACCTGAATCCCGGCTCCATCGCCGTTCCCAGAAACGATACCCCCACCTTCGCCGTCATCGAAAACAACAGCGTAAGTTTGATGGCGCTGTCCGGTAAAAAGCTGGCATCACTGGATTTTTAG
- the gspF gene encoding type II secretion system inner membrane protein GspF codes for MTVFEYNGLTASGRKTSGIIDADNTDAAQDELKQKGIFPTSILRIESGAGGIKTTKGSSKGKTFNIPPLFSSVKSSEITMITRQLATLLAAGFPLLKALATLVPQARTKAFKRVLSRVKDAIEEGYSFADALGAHPRVFSAVYINMVKAGEASGTLEVVLDRLADFSEKREDTKKKIQASLAYPVLMAVIGFLVLIFLLTFIVPNITKIFTDMNHELPMPTQMLLGVSGMVKAWWWLIIPSPFLILLCLYGIRKTDSGGRILDRIILSLPVAGNLTKQLIASRFSRTLGSLLDNGVPLLTGLGITKTISGNRIIAELIEKAAQTVEKGGSLGSVLEKNPAFPDLAAQMIKVGEKSGEMEKMLEKSAELFERDVQTAITAATSIIEPLIILIMGVVIGFIVLAVCLPIFEINQLIG; via the coding sequence ATGACTGTTTTTGAATATAACGGACTCACTGCTTCCGGCAGAAAAACATCGGGGATTATCGATGCGGATAATACAGATGCCGCCCAGGATGAATTGAAACAAAAAGGCATTTTCCCCACCTCAATCCTGCGAATTGAATCAGGGGCAGGCGGCATTAAAACAACAAAAGGCTCATCCAAGGGAAAAACATTTAATATTCCCCCTCTTTTTTCTTCCGTAAAATCTTCGGAAATCACCATGATCACGCGTCAGTTAGCCACGCTTCTGGCCGCGGGATTCCCCTTGCTCAAAGCCCTTGCCACCCTGGTTCCCCAGGCCAGGACCAAGGCATTTAAGCGTGTTTTGTCCAGGGTCAAGGATGCCATTGAAGAGGGATACAGCTTTGCCGACGCGTTAGGTGCACACCCCCGGGTCTTTTCTGCGGTGTACATAAACATGGTCAAAGCAGGAGAGGCTTCCGGCACGTTGGAGGTTGTTCTAGATCGTCTGGCTGATTTCAGCGAAAAAAGAGAGGACACAAAAAAGAAAATTCAAGCCTCCCTGGCCTATCCGGTGCTCATGGCTGTCATTGGTTTTCTTGTACTTATTTTTCTTTTAACCTTTATTGTGCCCAATATCACAAAAATATTTACGGATATGAACCATGAACTGCCCATGCCGACCCAGATGCTTCTTGGTGTCAGCGGCATGGTAAAGGCGTGGTGGTGGTTGATCATTCCCTCACCGTTTTTGATCCTATTATGCCTGTACGGAATTCGGAAAACAGATAGTGGGGGGCGTATTCTGGACCGGATCATTTTATCCTTACCGGTCGCCGGCAACTTGACCAAACAGCTCATTGCATCCCGATTTTCCAGGACTTTAGGATCGTTGCTTGACAATGGGGTGCCGCTTTTAACAGGTTTAGGCATCACCAAAACCATTTCCGGCAACCGAATCATTGCCGAACTGATCGAAAAAGCTGCTCAGACAGTGGAAAAAGGCGGCAGCCTCGGATCTGTTCTGGAAAAAAACCCTGCCTTTCCCGACCTTGCCGCCCAGATGATCAAGGTGGGAGAAAAAAGCGGTGAAATGGAAAAAATGCTGGAAAAATCAGCCGAGCTGTTTGAAAGAGATGTTCAAACGGCCATTACAGCCGCCACATCAATCATAGAGCCTTTGATCATTCTCATCATGGGCGTAGTCATCGGATTTATCGTCCTTGCGGTTTGTTTGCCGATTTTTGAAATCAACCAGTTAATAGGATAA
- the purB gene encoding adenylosuccinate lyase: MTQVLSITPIDGRYARLTGVLSNIFSESGLIHHRIHVELKWLKFLITDLKVHEVIKADQALDLSGLEVLINDFNEDYALRVKEIESRTNHDVKAVEYFIKEKLDAAGLAPIREWVHFACTSEDINNTAYGLMLKKGKDMVVELLKTFVADLEKKALAYKSIPMMSRTHGQPATPTTPGKEFVNFAWRLNQEIQVLEDTKIQSKINGATGNYNAHVFAFPEIDWMAASERFLRDFLGLEPILYTTQINPNTALSRVLHAMVRVAAVMIDFDRDMWGYISLGYFKQRVKAGETGSSTMPHKVNPIDFENSEGNMGLAISMMEHLAVKLQKSRFQRDLSDSTVLRSLGTVFGYFTIGIKNAIKGLSKVDLNQKVLEKDLDDNPELLAEPFQTVMRVYGEDNPYERLKDLTRGRKIQKEDLARFVDGLEKVPHDVKERMGALSPQTYLGLAEALVDRYFEDKLKIE, translated from the coding sequence ATGACACAGGTGTTATCCATCACACCCATAGACGGACGTTATGCCCGTCTTACCGGTGTTCTTTCAAATATTTTCAGTGAATCCGGACTGATTCATCACAGGATTCACGTTGAACTTAAGTGGCTGAAATTTTTGATAACGGATTTAAAGGTCCATGAGGTTATAAAAGCTGACCAGGCCTTGGATTTATCCGGCCTTGAGGTTTTAATAAATGATTTTAATGAGGATTATGCGCTCAGGGTCAAAGAGATAGAGTCCAGGACCAACCACGATGTAAAGGCCGTGGAATATTTTATTAAAGAAAAATTGGATGCGGCGGGGCTTGCTCCCATACGGGAATGGGTCCATTTTGCATGCACTTCCGAAGATATCAATAATACGGCATATGGGTTGATGCTTAAAAAAGGCAAGGACATGGTAGTAGAACTGCTCAAAACCTTTGTGGCGGATCTTGAGAAAAAAGCCCTGGCCTATAAAAGCATCCCAATGATGTCCCGTACCCACGGGCAACCTGCTACGCCCACGACCCCGGGCAAAGAGTTTGTTAATTTTGCCTGGCGATTGAACCAAGAAATTCAGGTGCTGGAAGATACCAAAATCCAGTCAAAAATAAACGGGGCAACAGGCAATTACAACGCCCATGTGTTTGCGTTTCCTGAAATTGACTGGATGGCTGCTTCTGAACGGTTTCTTAGGGATTTCCTGGGGCTTGAACCCATTTTATACACCACTCAGATAAATCCAAATACGGCCCTTTCTAGGGTACTCCATGCTATGGTCCGGGTTGCGGCGGTAATGATTGATTTCGACCGTGACATGTGGGGATATATCAGTTTGGGATATTTCAAACAACGGGTTAAGGCGGGTGAGACCGGATCATCCACAATGCCTCATAAGGTTAATCCTATTGATTTTGAGAACAGTGAAGGGAATATGGGCCTTGCGATTTCCATGATGGAGCATTTGGCGGTTAAGCTGCAGAAATCCCGGTTCCAGAGGGACTTGAGTGACAGCACAGTGCTGCGCAGCCTTGGCACTGTATTCGGGTATTTTACCATTGGAATAAAAAATGCCATAAAAGGCTTGTCAAAAGTGGATTTAAACCAAAAGGTGCTTGAAAAGGATCTTGACGATAACCCCGAACTTCTGGCCGAACCCTTCCAAACCGTTATGCGGGTATATGGTGAGGATAATCCCTATGAACGGCTCAAAGATTTGACCCGGGGCAGAAAGATTCAAAAAGAGGATCTGGCCCGGTTTGTGGATGGCCTTGAAAAGGTGCCCCATGACGTCAAAGAACGTATGGGCGCGCTTTCACCCCAAACGTACCTGGGACTTGCCGAAGCCTTGGTGGACAGGTATTTTGAGGACAAATTAAAAATAGAATAA
- the amrA gene encoding AmmeMemoRadiSam system protein A — protein MISDKQGKMLLEMARISIAEKLGLPVDKSQMDLDQSFLETKLGLFVSLHKNSSLRGCIGVIEPVESLKTGIKEIARLAAFKDSRFAPLSGDEFDQVDLEISLLSPPEKFEYDEAKELLQRLVPLKDGVIIKKGRRQATFLPQVWEQLPDPASFLSQLCLKAGLDADEWGKGSLTVHTYRVHLFSEKK, from the coding sequence ATGATCAGTGACAAGCAAGGTAAGATGCTGCTGGAAATGGCTCGTATCAGTATTGCCGAAAAACTCGGGTTGCCTGTGGATAAGTCGCAAATGGATTTAGATCAGTCCTTTCTTGAAACTAAACTGGGGCTGTTTGTGAGCTTGCATAAAAACAGCAGTCTAAGAGGTTGCATTGGTGTCATAGAACCGGTTGAATCATTGAAAACAGGAATTAAAGAAATTGCAAGGCTTGCGGCTTTCAAGGATTCGCGTTTTGCGCCCCTTTCCGGGGATGAATTTGACCAGGTGGATTTGGAGATCAGTCTTTTGTCTCCGCCTGAAAAATTCGAATACGATGAGGCAAAGGAGTTGCTCCAAAGACTTGTACCGCTCAAGGATGGCGTGATTATTAAGAAAGGACGCAGGCAGGCAACCTTTCTTCCCCAGGTTTGGGAACAATTGCCTGACCCGGCTTCCTTTTTATCCCAATTGTGTCTCAAAGCCGGACTTGATGCCGATGAATGGGGCAAAGGCAGTCTGACTGTTCATACTTACAGGGTTCATTTATTTTCTGAAAAAAAATAG